A genomic region of Gossypium hirsutum isolate 1008001.06 chromosome D01, Gossypium_hirsutum_v2.1, whole genome shotgun sequence contains the following coding sequences:
- the LOC107949457 gene encoding iron-sulfur assembly protein IscA-like 2, mitochondrial: MNALNPIPMSRSLIQRISPFFIARIKQNHKLLSSSFSSSSSALHEASSESPSPSLDAVHMTDNCIKRIKELQASEQSSDQMLRLSVETGGCSGFQYVFDLDDKTNPDDRVFVREGVKLVVDDISYDFVKGATIDYVEELIRSAFVVTTNPSAVGGCSCKSSFMVKQ, encoded by the exons ATGAATGCTTTAAATCCAATTCCCATGTCGAGATCATTGATTCAACGCATTTCTCCATTTTTCATAGCTCGAATCAAGCAAAACCATAAGCTTCTAagctcttctttttcttcatcttcttcagcTCTTCATGAGGCTTCTTCTGAATCTCCATCTCCTTCCCTCGATGCAGTTCACATGACTGATAACTGCATAAAG AGAATAAAAGAATTGCAAGCAAGTGAGCAATCATCTGATCAGATGCTTCGATTGAGTGTAGAAACCGGAGGATGTTCGGGGTTTCAATACGTGTTTGATTTGGATGACAAAACAAACCCAGATGACAg AGTTTTTGTGAGGGAAGGGGTAAAGTTGGTAGTTGATGATATTTCCTATGATTTTGTAAAAGGAGCAACCATCGATTATGTCGAGGAGTTAATTCGTTCTGCATTCGTG GTGACGACAAATCCTAGTGCAGTTGGAGGGTGCAGTTGTAAAAGTTCATTCATGGTGAAACAGTAG
- the LOC107949456 gene encoding uncharacterized protein, which produces MAGKISAASARAHTRKSKQNTSFKLLSGIFTKTLLVLFVGALAWAYQAIQPPPPKTCGSPDGPPVTASRIKLRDGRHLAYKEHGVPLGAAKYKIVKVHGFDSCRLDAVPLSPELVERLGIYFVSFDRPGYGESDPNPKRTVKSMALDIEELADQLRLGSKFYVIGISMGGQVIWSCLKYIPHRLAGATLVAPAVNYWWSGFPTNLSNQAYQQMLPQDQWVLRVSHYAPWLTYWWNTQKWFPSSSVIANSIDIFSSEDRKLLMKISSTRNQAAQVRQQGEYESLHRDLIVGFGAWEFSPLELDNPFPNNEGSVHVWHGDEDRFVPITLQRYIAEQLPWIRYHELPGAGHLFMVADGMWDNIVKTLLVGEK; this is translated from the exons ATGGCAGGGAAAATATCGGCTGCATCAGCTCGGGCTCACACTAGAAAATCTAAGCAAAACACTTCCTTCAAGCTTCTCTCAG GGATATTCACAAAGACACTATTGGTCTTGTTTGTGGGAGCTTTGGCATGGGCTTATCAGGCCATTCAGCCGCCGCCGCCCAAGACTTGTGGCTCTCCTGATGGTCCACCCGTCACCGCGTCTAGAATAAAGCTCAGGGATGGACGGCACTTGGCCTACAAAGAGCATGGTGTTCCACTAGGGGCAGCAAAGTATAAAATCGTCAAAGTCCATGGATTTGATTCTTGTAGGCTTGATGCTGTTCCTCTGTCCCCG GAACTCGTTGAAAGGTTAGGGATCTATTTTGTGTCTTTCGACAGACCAGGTTACGGAGAGAGTGATCCTAATCCAAAACGAACAGTGAAGAGTATGGCTTTAGATATAGAAGAGCTCGCCGATCAATTGAGACTAGGATCCAAGTTTTATGTAATCGGAATTTCTATGGGGGGACAGGTGATTTGGAGCTGCCTCAAGTACATCCCTCATAG GTTAGCAGGGGCGACATTGGTGGCTCCAGCGGTTAACTACTGGTGGTCCGGTTTTCCTACAAACTTATCGAACCAAGCATATCAGCAAATGTTACCACAAGACCAATGGGTGCTTCGTGTGTCTCACTATGCTCCATGGCTCACCTACTGGTGGAACACTCAAAAATGGTTCCCTAGTTCTAGTGTTATTGCCAACAGTATCGATATTTTTTCTAGTGAGGACCGAAAACTCTTGATGAAGATCTCGTCTACTAGGAACCAGGCG GCACAAGTAAGACAGCAAGGGGAATACGAGTCCCTGCATCGTGACCTGATAGTCGGATTTGGAGCATGGGAATTCTCTCCCTTGGAACTGGACAACCCATTTCCTAACAATGAAGGCTCGGTGCATGTGTGGCATGGAGATGAGGATAGGTTTGTACCGATTACGTTGCAGCGCTACATTGCTGAACAACTCCCGTGGATTCGCTACCACGAACTACCTGGTGCCGGACATTTGTTTATGGTTGCAGATGGGATGTGGGATAATATAGTGAAGACACTTTTGGTGGGAGAAAAGTAG
- the LOC107949455 gene encoding uncharacterized protein — protein MESFFRLLLHEKTLLQSDLPDPKLLTSIGYHTRDLATVLETAKWQLEDFERAVNSSARMDQSHSREHVISRHKQFIRAIRGQINDVEKSLEDMEMGNPMKKSKWGNLNQQDRDGLALFLSGGNHNEHDVGFDLDPVPASCSTDAGIVANGCGEIEEVNTNGVAYSSHYYGSMKENNLRKVGSHYSIKLGVDAANSCNGNSQDRSMDLEASESKPKSSLHENKLRSSSSQINLFRFFNNLWSRVPSNYTKRLKDGEEVHTPLHIDTSLAAQGQHIGLSSAPGDNSGFLVKVMHLRRRLGACDARFARFSYLFKLNRRSVQMILTIVFAFMLLGILVSHVT, from the exons ATGGAATCGTTTTTTCGACTTCTTTTGCACGAAAAAACTCTTCTTCAAAGTGATCTTCCTGACCCAAAGCTGCTTACTTCAATTGGATATCATACGCGTGATCTCGCAACCGTACTCGAGACAGCGAAATGGCAG TTGGAAGATTTCGAAAGAGCGGTTAACTCATCGGCTAGGATGGACCAGTCTCACTCTAGGGAGCATGTAATTTCTAGACATAAGCAGTTTATTAGAGCCATTAGAGGACAGATAAATGATGTTGAGAAAAGCTTGGAGGACATGGAAATGGGAAATCCCATGAAAAAGTCCAAGTGGGGAAACTTGAATCAACAAGATAGAGATGGCTTGGCATTGTTTCTTTCTGGTGGGAATCATAATGAACACGATGTTGGTTTTGACCTGGATCCAGTCCCAGCATCATGCTCAACAGACGCTGGAATTGTTGCAAATGGATGTGGAGAAATCGAAGAAGTAAATACAAATGGTGTTGCTTATAGTAGCCATTATTATggttccatgaaggagaataaCTTAAGGAAGGTGGGTTCTCATTATTCTATAAAATTGGGAGTAGATGCAGCTAATTCTTGTAACGGTAACAGTCAAGATAGAAGTATGGATTTAGAAGCTAGTGAAAGCAAACCTAAGAGCTCCTTGCATGAGAATAAGTTGAGAAGTTCTTCCAGCCAAATTAATCTCTTTAGGTTCTTCAATAATCTATGGAGTAGGGTTCCTAGCAATTATACAAAGCGATTGAAAGATGGTGAAGAAGTGCATACCCCTTTGCACATTGATACTTCTCTTGCGGCACAG GGCCAGCATATTGGGCTGAGTTCTGCACCTGGGGACAATAGTGGGTTTCTGGTAAAGGTGATGCACCTACGAAGGAGGCTTGGGGCATGTGATGCCAGATTTGCTAGGTTTTCATATCTTTTTAAACTTAATCGGCGATCTGTTCAAATGATACTGACAATTGTGTTTGCCTTCATGCTTTTAG GTATATTGGTCTCCCATGTCACTTGA
- the LOC107949459 gene encoding cytochrome b-c1 complex subunit 9, mitochondrial, which yields MDYTSRRRGQGGLFEGLYRVIMRRNSVYVTFVIAGAFLGERAVDYGVHRLWEYNNVGKRYEDIPVLGQRQSEE from the exons ATGGATTACACATCTAGAAGGCGAGGTCAAGGTGGCCTTTTTGAAGGTCTCTATAGAGTCATCATGCGACGTAACTCCGTCTACGTTACCTTCGTCATTGCCGGCGCTTTCCTCGGTGAACGG GCTGTGGATTATGGAGTTCATAGGCTCTGGGAATACAACAATGTTGGG AAACGTTACGAAGACATTCCAGTGCTAGGACAGAGGCAATCAGAGGAATGA
- the LOC107949458 gene encoding glucosamine 6-phosphate N-acetyltransferase: MENSNSSIEGNNLRVRKLELSDKSKGFLELLRQLTVCDSVSDKEFEDRFKEISMYGDDHVICVIEDEISGKIIASGSVFIEKKFIRKCGKVGHIEDVVVDAGSRGMQLGKKIVGFLADHARSMGCYKVILDCSDGNKVFYEKCGFKKKEIQMVKYFV, from the coding sequence ATGGAGAACTCTAATTCATCAATAGAAGGAAATAATTTGAGGGTTCGAAAGCTGGAACTTTCAGATAAAAGCAAAGGGTTTTTAGAGCTATTACGACAATTAACTGTTTGTGATTCAGTTTCTGATAAAGAATTCGAAGATAGGTTTAAGGAAATCAGCATGTATGGCGATGATCATGTTATTTGTGTGATCGAAGATGAAATTTCAGGTAAGATTATAGCTTCAGGGAGTGTGTTTATTGAGAAGAAGTTCATAAGGAAGTGTGGTAAAGTGGGCCACATCGAGGACGTGGTGGTCGATGCCGGTTCCAGAGGGATGCAATTGGGGAAGAAAATCGTGGGGTTTCTGGCGGATCACGCTCGTTCCATGGGGTGTTATAAGGTTATTTTGGATTGCAGTGATGGAAACAAAGTGTTTTATGAGAAATGCGGGTTTAAGAAGAAGGAGATTCAGATGGTTAAGTATTTTGTTTga